In Paenibacillus sp. G2S3, a single window of DNA contains:
- a CDS encoding glycoside hydrolase family 43 protein, whose product MKYNNPILPGFYPDPSICRVGEEYFLVNSSFAYSPGIPIWHSKDLVHWKQLGYCLTRDSQLQFDKSVVSGGVWAPTIRHYNGRFYMVTTNQDSGGHFYVWTDDPASEWSDPIYVDQEGIDPSLFFDDGKVYFTSTGTKHGMGIYQCEIDIETGHKLSDSRLIWTGSGGKFPEGPHLYKVNGYYYLMCAEGGTEYGHMETIARSKSPYGPYESSSRNPILTHRSSDYPIQATGHGDLVEAQDGSWWAVFLGIRPVGYPYRHHLGRETFLAPVQWSEDGWPMIGDQGVVGLEMEADTPPPVLWEDEPETDDFNPSDLRMSWNFIRNAKKVDWSLQERAGWLALRGADVRLNEKETPAFIGCRQRHFDCEITTKMEFNPLEGDEAGLVVFMDQQYHYAIGLTHVEGENVITLRRQVGSISDVKYSSPFEGTVVELKIQALPEKYLFSYRGVDQTWHSLGEAETHLISTEVAGGFTGVFFGMYNYSANRTTAYYDWFRYQKE is encoded by the coding sequence ATGAAATATAACAATCCGATATTACCAGGTTTTTATCCAGATCCAAGCATTTGTAGAGTAGGCGAGGAATATTTTTTGGTAAATAGTTCATTTGCTTACTCTCCGGGTATACCCATTTGGCATAGTAAAGATTTAGTTCATTGGAAGCAGCTTGGATATTGCTTGACGCGCGATTCCCAGCTTCAATTTGACAAATCGGTCGTATCTGGTGGGGTGTGGGCACCAACCATTCGTCATTATAACGGTCGATTCTACATGGTGACGACAAATCAGGATAGTGGTGGACACTTCTACGTTTGGACGGATGACCCAGCAAGTGAGTGGTCGGATCCTATTTATGTGGATCAGGAAGGGATTGATCCATCCTTATTTTTTGACGATGGCAAAGTGTATTTTACAAGCACTGGCACAAAGCATGGGATGGGAATCTACCAATGTGAGATTGATATTGAGACGGGTCACAAGTTGAGCGATTCTCGCTTGATTTGGACAGGCAGTGGCGGTAAATTTCCTGAAGGACCACATCTATATAAAGTAAACGGCTACTATTATTTAATGTGTGCAGAAGGCGGGACAGAATATGGACACATGGAGACCATAGCAAGAAGTAAATCACCCTATGGACCTTATGAGTCCTCATCGCGCAATCCCATTTTGACTCATCGGAGCTCAGATTACCCTATTCAAGCTACTGGTCATGGCGATTTAGTTGAAGCGCAGGATGGCAGCTGGTGGGCGGTATTTTTGGGGATTCGACCGGTAGGATATCCATACCGACATCATCTGGGCAGAGAGACATTCCTAGCGCCAGTTCAGTGGAGTGAGGATGGATGGCCGATGATTGGAGATCAGGGAGTTGTCGGATTAGAAATGGAAGCTGACACACCACCACCAGTGCTATGGGAAGACGAGCCTGAGACCGATGATTTTAATCCATCTGATTTAAGAATGAGCTGGAATTTTATTCGCAATGCTAAAAAAGTCGATTGGTCTTTACAGGAGCGAGCAGGATGGCTAGCATTACGTGGAGCGGATGTGAGATTAAACGAAAAGGAAACGCCAGCGTTTATTGGCTGTAGGCAGCGGCACTTCGATTGTGAAATCACCACCAAAATGGAGTTTAATCCTCTAGAAGGTGACGAAGCGGGTCTTGTTGTTTTTATGGATCAGCAGTATCACTACGCAATTGGGCTTACCCATGTAGAAGGCGAAAATGTGATCACGCTGCGAAGACAGGTGGGTAGCATAAGTGATGTGAAATATTCTTCTCCATTTGAAGGCACAGTCGTAGAATTGAAGATTCAGGCATTACCTGAGAAATATTTGTTCTCTTATCGAGGTGTGGATCAGACATGGCATTCACTAGGAGAAGCCGAGACACATTTGATCTCTACAGAAGTCGCAGGTGGATTTACCGGCGTGTTCTTTGGGATGTATAATTACTCTGCCAATCGAACGACCGCTTATTATGATTGGTTTCGCTATCAAAAGGAATAA
- a CDS encoding RICIN domain-containing protein: protein MKRSLIRYGLKTFLALVLVVSASSLALPSTTHAGVPIPLRIINEHSNKVLSVSGADSKADGALIVQYIDQGADYQKWYLETVETGYFNFRNIASGDLLDVNGASSSDGASVIQWPSNNGWNQQWELIPTGEQNSYKIKNRASGKFLDISGQDKTDGAQAIQWSDNGGHNQHWHIEYIRKN, encoded by the coding sequence ATGAAAAGATCTCTTATTCGGTACGGTTTGAAAACGTTTTTGGCACTTGTGTTAGTTGTATCTGCATCGTCACTCGCCCTACCTTCAACGACGCACGCTGGAGTGCCAATTCCGCTGAGAATTATCAATGAACACAGCAATAAAGTGCTGTCAGTCAGCGGAGCGGATTCAAAAGCGGACGGTGCGCTTATCGTACAATACATCGATCAAGGAGCAGATTATCAAAAATGGTATCTCGAAACTGTAGAGACCGGATATTTTAATTTCAGAAACATAGCTAGCGGAGATTTATTGGATGTCAACGGAGCATCTTCTTCCGATGGGGCCAGTGTTATTCAATGGCCGAGCAATAACGGGTGGAACCAACAGTGGGAGCTTATTCCAACTGGTGAACAAAACTCGTATAAAATTAAAAACCGAGCCAGTGGCAAGTTTTTGGATATATCGGGACAAGATAAAACCGACGGTGCGCAGGCCATTCAATGGAGTGATAACGGCGGTCACAATCAGCACTGGCATATAGAATATATACGGAAAAATTAA
- a CDS encoding DUF3955 domain-containing protein, whose protein sequence is MKKKYLLAASPLLLSIISLMISRMVGSSVGPDGILHEPAFFLIPLSYLFLFCSIIAFLFLGFGSVLHKRKKIS, encoded by the coding sequence ATGAAAAAAAAGTATTTATTAGCTGCTTCGCCCTTATTATTAAGCATCATCAGTTTAATGATCTCACGTATGGTGGGTTCAAGCGTAGGACCCGATGGAATCTTGCATGAGCCAGCCTTTTTCTTAATTCCGCTTAGCTATTTATTTTTATTCTGCAGTATTATTGCTTTCCTATTTTTAGGGTTCGGTTCAGTTCTCCATAAAAGAAAAAAGATTTCGTAA
- a CDS encoding response regulator transcription factor gives MKPIFKIMIVDDEMLVRQGIKHLLNWEQEGYRIVGEASNGVEALSMMDELNPHIIITDIVMPIMGGEKLVKIVKEKYPQIEVIVLSSFSEYDYVRSTFQSGVADYILKPKLEADYLLSILNKTTAKMAGMKMTDPGTDPEEKQLLFAIEKLMTGYESVLEPALLHSKFPHAQFAFFGADMKHIKDSGDKLAFANEIEGGIQKFALDDVVFIRLKFVNDSVIYLLNVNPEQWDELVIELRYLISEIEHRMREAHFIISQSFADFERLGEIYRDNYLKLTRYSFYLPERSLIENDHLPGLPGAYQEIDMGELMDQLRRKQFQKAFTEFLEYVHLRSMDYRIDIFEFKSLLGNFIFNVATTLGKMKCEIGGLEETKYDYFRKIDEAMYASDAIAVTEAFIREVERTIGETNSSVNPNMTKLLEYIQNHFADPITLTGVARQFHFNASYLSSYFTAHNGEGFSEHLNKVRLEKAMELLETTEKSISDISASVGYSDQSYFTKVFKKQTGISPSRYRRQDVEQP, from the coding sequence ATGAAGCCAATATTTAAAATTATGATTGTGGATGACGAGATGCTGGTTAGACAGGGAATTAAACATCTTTTGAATTGGGAACAAGAAGGGTATCGAATCGTCGGTGAGGCCTCTAACGGTGTTGAAGCACTGAGTATGATGGATGAGCTGAATCCTCATATTATTATTACGGATATCGTAATGCCAATAATGGGCGGGGAGAAGCTAGTCAAGATCGTTAAGGAGAAGTACCCACAGATTGAAGTAATCGTCTTAAGCAGCTTCAGTGAATACGATTATGTCCGTTCCACATTTCAGAGTGGCGTAGCAGATTATATCCTGAAGCCGAAGCTGGAAGCCGATTACCTGTTGTCCATCCTAAATAAAACTACAGCTAAAATGGCAGGGATGAAGATGACCGATCCAGGGACCGATCCAGAGGAAAAGCAGCTTTTGTTCGCGATCGAGAAGCTTATGACGGGATATGAGTCAGTGCTAGAACCTGCTTTGCTTCATTCCAAGTTTCCACACGCACAATTCGCATTTTTCGGAGCAGATATGAAGCATATTAAAGATTCTGGTGATAAGTTAGCATTCGCAAATGAAATCGAAGGAGGAATTCAAAAGTTCGCTTTGGACGATGTTGTGTTTATTCGGCTAAAGTTTGTTAACGACTCGGTCATTTATTTACTTAACGTTAATCCGGAACAATGGGACGAGCTTGTGATTGAACTCCGTTATCTGATCTCTGAAATAGAACATCGTATGAGAGAAGCGCATTTTATTATTAGTCAGAGCTTCGCGGACTTTGAGAGACTTGGTGAGATTTATCGAGATAATTACTTGAAGCTTACACGATACAGTTTCTACTTGCCGGAACGAAGTCTGATTGAGAATGATCATTTGCCGGGTCTTCCGGGAGCTTATCAGGAAATTGACATGGGAGAATTAATGGATCAGTTGAGACGTAAGCAATTCCAGAAGGCATTTACAGAGTTTCTCGAATATGTCCATCTGCGTTCAATGGATTATCGCATTGATATTTTCGAATTCAAATCGCTATTGGGGAACTTTATATTTAACGTAGCGACCACGCTTGGAAAAATGAAGTGTGAGATCGGAGGTCTGGAGGAGACCAAATATGACTACTTCCGAAAAATAGATGAAGCGATGTATGCAAGTGATGCTATTGCAGTTACCGAAGCATTCATTAGAGAAGTTGAGCGCACTATTGGTGAGACGAATTCATCGGTTAACCCCAATATGACAAAACTACTCGAATATATTCAGAATCATTTTGCAGATCCGATTACACTGACAGGAGTAGCTAGACAGTTCCATTTCAATGCTTCTTATTTATCGAGCTATTTTACTGCCCATAATGGCGAAGGCTTTAGTGAGCATCTGAACAAAGTCCGTTTGGAAAAAGCTATGGAATTGCTCGAGACAACGGAAAAATCAATTTCCGATATTAGCGCAAGCGTGGGATATTCAGATCAGAGTTATTTCACCAAGGTATTTAAAAAGCAGACTGGCATTTCTCCGAGCAGGTATCGGAGACAGGATGTAGAGCAGCCATGA
- a CDS encoding sensor histidine kinase: MIGNTINKFRQQGLFLKLFLVTLISIVTVSLLTLAITISMSEKLFLQTFSITNGKLLNQMKTNLESYNNIIATGATMMAQNEAIRNYLSSGETDAVNLAIKTYHMTEGMRAIRSNLSAVDVGIMIVGVNGRSYSTDPWYWAISADELMAHPITKETINHPDQILYQLDLRDNKANVKEPMLVASKALFDHSTGRIYGTMYVAIRDRDFKPFYANFTSEGNDVVLLNQKGLIVSSSKTEMIGLLDKQLLQAVEGGGKDGESTYVMGNERIVFTEYLPEFDFYLVNLIDKNAVIGQMVNVKAVTLTIMAIVAISLIIVFLITRKMTKSLRVLVKQMSSIPTGEFDNHVDVTNSSYEVKELGNAFNFMLDSLHDYVDKLMETQKQQRNAELAALQMQINPHFLYNTLASIKFLVQQGNKEKAAGTINSLISLLQNTVSDVHSTIPVSQELESLKHYVYINHVRYGEKIRVNYFVEPESLDYHMPKLILQPFIENAFFHAFNLKDEGRILIMIAVQEDQLVCEVVDNGDGMDLDPNLLEEEQLPASKHKRQLFSGIGIRNVDDRIKLLYGERYGINITSKRNEGTKIVITLPLLKN; encoded by the coding sequence ATGATTGGAAATACCATAAATAAGTTTAGACAGCAGGGTTTATTTCTCAAGCTGTTTCTCGTGACCCTCATTAGTATTGTAACCGTATCACTCCTGACGCTGGCTATTACGATCAGTATGTCGGAGAAATTATTTTTACAGACCTTTAGCATAACTAATGGAAAATTACTGAACCAGATGAAAACAAACCTGGAATCTTATAACAACATTATTGCTACTGGCGCAACTATGATGGCTCAGAATGAAGCTATCCGAAACTATTTATCAAGCGGAGAGACGGATGCAGTAAATCTTGCGATCAAAACATATCACATGACAGAGGGCATGCGCGCAATCCGCTCTAACCTCAGCGCCGTTGATGTTGGAATCATGATCGTTGGCGTGAATGGCAGGAGTTATTCAACAGATCCTTGGTATTGGGCTATTTCCGCAGATGAACTTATGGCTCACCCAATTACGAAGGAGACCATTAACCATCCTGATCAAATCCTGTATCAGCTCGATCTAAGAGATAATAAAGCGAATGTGAAAGAGCCAATGCTGGTGGCATCCAAAGCTTTATTTGATCATTCGACCGGAAGAATCTATGGCACCATGTACGTAGCCATTCGTGATCGAGATTTCAAGCCCTTTTACGCTAACTTTACGAGTGAAGGCAATGATGTAGTATTGCTGAATCAGAAGGGATTAATTGTATCCAGCAGTAAGACAGAGATGATTGGGCTCCTCGATAAGCAACTGCTTCAAGCAGTAGAGGGTGGAGGTAAAGACGGCGAGTCTACCTATGTGATGGGGAATGAGCGAATTGTTTTTACAGAATACTTACCTGAATTTGATTTTTATTTGGTGAACCTGATCGATAAGAACGCTGTGATCGGACAGATGGTGAATGTCAAAGCGGTGACATTGACAATAATGGCTATCGTGGCAATTTCGCTCATTATTGTTTTTTTAATTACCCGAAAAATGACAAAATCCTTACGTGTACTGGTTAAACAGATGTCGAGTATTCCTACAGGCGAGTTCGATAATCATGTAGATGTCACCAATAGTAGCTATGAAGTTAAGGAGTTAGGTAACGCCTTCAATTTCATGCTTGATTCCCTACATGATTATGTTGATAAGCTGATGGAGACCCAGAAGCAACAGCGTAATGCGGAGCTGGCGGCACTCCAAATGCAGATCAACCCACATTTTTTATATAATACGCTAGCTTCTATCAAATTTCTGGTGCAGCAAGGCAACAAGGAAAAAGCAGCTGGAACGATAAATTCACTAATCTCACTCCTGCAAAATACAGTAAGCGATGTTCATTCTACCATTCCTGTTAGTCAGGAATTGGAGTCGCTGAAGCATTATGTGTATATCAATCACGTGAGGTACGGTGAGAAGATACGTGTAAATTACTTTGTGGAGCCTGAGAGCTTGGATTATCATATGCCGAAGCTAATTCTACAACCTTTTATAGAAAACGCGTTCTTTCATGCATTCAACCTTAAAGATGAGGGAAGAATTCTGATCATGATTGCCGTGCAGGAAGATCAACTTGTATGTGAAGTAGTAGATAACGGTGATGGAATGGATCTTGATCCGAATTTGCTGGAAGAGGAGCAGCTACCAGCTTCGAAGCACAAACGCCAACTGTTCTCCGGGATCGGTATACGGAATGTGGATGATAGAATTAAATTGTTATACGGTGAGAGATACGGGATTAATATTACAAGCAAACGGAATGAAGGTACAAAAATCGTTATTACGCTTCCATTGTTAAAAAACTAA
- a CDS encoding extracellular solute-binding protein codes for MKKLLSVMLASVVLLSACSTGGTKNETSNSGNSGAEGSTKTKEITVWAWDPAFNIAAMNVAKDAYAKVNPDVTVNVVENAQADIVQKLNTGLNSGSTKGLPNIVLIEDYRAQSFLQAYPDSFYELTDVVKAADFADYKIGPTSVDGKQYGVPFDSGVTGMYVRTDYLEQAGYSLDALQDIDWKQYVEIGKAVKEKTGKSMLTLDPNDLGLIRVMIQSAGAWYTGDDGQTPTIEGNPALKEALVMYKEMMDSGIVKVISDWSQFVGAFNGGEVASVPTGNWITPSIKAEASQSGKWAVAPLPKLGATEGSVHASNLGGSSWYVMNVDGKEAAAEFLSKTFASDAELYQTLNTKVGVIGTLKAAASGEAYSAADEFFKGQKVVSDFAAWTEQIPNVNYGMNTYAIEDIMVVAVQSYLGGKDVDTVLKDAQKQADTQIR; via the coding sequence GTGAAAAAATTATTATCCGTAATGCTAGCTAGTGTGGTTCTACTGTCGGCATGTTCCACAGGTGGAACGAAAAATGAAACGAGCAATTCTGGTAACTCTGGAGCTGAAGGTAGTACCAAGACAAAAGAGATCACAGTTTGGGCTTGGGACCCGGCTTTTAACATTGCCGCTATGAATGTTGCCAAAGATGCTTATGCGAAAGTTAATCCGGACGTAACGGTTAACGTCGTTGAGAACGCGCAAGCTGATATCGTTCAAAAGCTGAATACGGGGCTAAACTCTGGTTCCACAAAGGGTCTGCCTAACATTGTATTGATCGAAGATTATCGTGCACAGAGCTTCTTACAAGCGTATCCGGATTCCTTTTATGAATTGACGGATGTTGTAAAGGCTGCTGACTTTGCGGATTATAAGATTGGCCCTACCAGTGTTGACGGCAAGCAATACGGTGTTCCGTTTGACTCTGGCGTAACTGGAATGTATGTACGGACAGATTATCTCGAGCAAGCAGGCTACAGCCTGGATGCATTACAGGATATCGACTGGAAGCAATATGTCGAGATCGGTAAAGCTGTAAAAGAGAAAACCGGCAAAAGCATGCTAACACTTGATCCAAACGATCTTGGACTTATCCGAGTGATGATCCAATCGGCGGGCGCATGGTATACGGGAGATGATGGTCAGACTCCGACCATAGAAGGCAACCCTGCTTTGAAAGAGGCACTTGTAATGTACAAAGAAATGATGGATTCCGGTATCGTAAAAGTAATTTCAGACTGGAGCCAGTTTGTAGGTGCATTCAATGGTGGTGAAGTGGCTAGTGTACCTACAGGTAACTGGATTACACCTTCGATTAAAGCCGAAGCTTCCCAATCTGGTAAATGGGCAGTAGCTCCACTACCTAAGTTAGGAGCAACAGAAGGCTCTGTTCACGCATCCAACCTTGGAGGTAGTTCCTGGTACGTTATGAATGTAGATGGTAAAGAAGCAGCAGCGGAGTTCCTATCTAAGACTTTTGCCTCTGATGCGGAACTATATCAAACGTTGAATACAAAAGTTGGTGTTATCGGCACCTTGAAAGCTGCGGCGAGCGGTGAAGCTTACTCAGCTGCGGATGAATTTTTCAAAGGTCAAAAGGTTGTATCAGACTTTGCAGCATGGACCGAGCAAATTCCTAACGTCAACTATGGCATGAACACTTACGCAATTGAGGATATTATGGTTGTAGCGGTGCAATCATATCTAGGCGGTAAAGATGTAGATACTGTTCTGAAAGATGCGCAGAAGCAAGCGGATACTCAAATTCGATAA
- a CDS encoding sugar ABC transporter permease yields MITIFYFYPMIQALILSFKTGRGSNLHFTGFDNYIRLFSDTTFLTAVKNTFIYLIIQVPVMLVLALFIAVLLNDERLKFKGFFRTAIFLPTVTSLVAYSVVFKYMFGAEGIINKSLMNLHLISDPIQWITDPFWAKVTIIIAITWRFTGYNMIFYLSSLQNVDKSIYEAAHIDGASAFTQFFKITIPLLKPIILFTTITSTIGTLQLFDEVVNITKGGPGNATMSISQYIYNLSFEYTPDFGYAATVSYSIVVMVLILTLIQNKVGGDKR; encoded by the coding sequence ATGATCACTATTTTCTATTTTTATCCAATGATCCAAGCGTTAATTCTATCCTTTAAGACGGGTAGAGGAAGCAATCTTCATTTTACCGGATTTGATAACTATATTCGACTGTTTAGCGATACCACGTTCCTTACAGCCGTCAAAAACACATTTATTTACTTAATTATTCAGGTCCCCGTCATGCTGGTGCTGGCACTCTTTATCGCTGTGCTGCTTAATGACGAAAGACTGAAATTCAAAGGTTTTTTCAGAACGGCCATATTTCTGCCGACGGTAACTTCACTTGTAGCGTACTCCGTTGTTTTCAAGTATATGTTTGGTGCCGAAGGTATCATCAATAAATCTCTAATGAATCTCCATCTAATCAGCGATCCAATTCAATGGATTACTGACCCCTTTTGGGCCAAAGTTACAATCATCATTGCCATCACCTGGCGCTTTACTGGCTATAATATGATTTTCTATTTATCATCCCTGCAAAATGTAGACAAATCTATTTATGAAGCAGCTCACATTGATGGCGCAAGTGCATTTACTCAATTTTTCAAAATTACAATTCCTCTATTAAAACCGATTATTTTGTTTACGACGATAACATCAACCATTGGAACCCTTCAGTTGTTTGATGAGGTGGTTAACATCACGAAAGGTGGACCCGGCAATGCAACCATGTCGATTTCCCAATATATTTATAACCTTTCTTTTGAATACACACCTGACTTTGGATACGCCGCAACCGTCTCCTACTCGATTGTTGTAATGGTACTCATTCTGACGCTAATTCAGAACAAAGTAGGAGGAGACAAGAGATAA
- a CDS encoding carbohydrate ABC transporter permease, whose protein sequence is MKTKRMFTYLFLIIAALISIFPFIWMVISATNQSVDVTKGTLLPGAHLFKNIDNLFSSVDMWQALWNSAKISVVTTVLSLLVASAAGYGFEMYRSRSKDIVFNILLASMMIPFAAIMVPLFQMFAKVSSVVPFLGIDTAAAVILPTFTTAFLIFFFRQNTKMFPKEMMEAGRIDGLSEFGLFFRIYMPTMKSTYAAAAIITFLNSWNNYLWPLIVLQSTENMTVPLLISNLGSGYAPDYGLIMSAIVITTLPTALVFFMMQKQFVAGMTGSVK, encoded by the coding sequence ATGAAAACTAAACGCATGTTTACTTACCTGTTTCTAATCATCGCTGCGCTGATCTCTATCTTTCCATTTATCTGGATGGTGATTAGTGCCACGAATCAGTCGGTTGATGTAACTAAAGGGACATTACTACCGGGTGCGCATCTCTTTAAAAATATTGACAATCTGTTCAGTTCCGTGGATATGTGGCAAGCCCTTTGGAACTCCGCAAAAATCTCAGTGGTGACTACTGTGCTTTCATTGCTGGTAGCATCGGCGGCTGGATATGGTTTTGAAATGTACCGCAGCCGGAGTAAAGATATCGTATTTAATATTTTGCTAGCTTCAATGATGATTCCGTTTGCGGCGATCATGGTACCTCTATTTCAAATGTTCGCCAAAGTATCAAGCGTTGTCCCATTTCTTGGCATTGATACAGCAGCAGCAGTTATTCTGCCAACATTTACAACAGCTTTCCTAATTTTCTTTTTCCGTCAAAACACAAAAATGTTTCCTAAGGAAATGATGGAGGCTGGTCGCATCGATGGTCTTTCAGAATTTGGTTTATTCTTCCGCATCTATATGCCGACGATGAAATCAACTTACGCTGCCGCCGCAATTATCACCTTTCTAAACAGCTGGAACAACTACTTATGGCCATTGATTGTATTGCAATCCACAGAAAATATGACCGTGCCACTTCTAATCTCGAATCTTGGATCGGGTTATGCGCCTGACTATGGTCTGATTATGTCCGCGATTGTAATTACGACACTGCCGACTGCTCTTGTATTCTTCATGATGCAAAAACAATTTGTGGCTGGGATGACGGGTTCAGTTAAATAA